One genomic region from Anabaena sp. PCC 7108 encodes:
- a CDS encoding ParA family protein: MGYVIATANMKGGVGKTTLTVNLATCLAKNHAKKVLVLDLDSQISATLSLMSPVEFAKRRKQRKTFRYLIDEVINPEPDAKLTIHDIIQSQVCNLPGLDLLPGDIDLYDEFVVSEMVHNQAVALGEQDFETIWNRFERVLIRDILKPVRDEYDFILLDCAPGYNLMTRSALATSDFYLLPAKPEPLSVVGIQLLERRIAKLKDSHEHEAKINIKMLGIVFSMCNTNLLTGRYYKQVMHRVVEDFGVETICQSQIPVDVNVAKAVDSFMPVTLMSPGSAGAKAFMQLTQELLQKL, from the coding sequence ATGGGATATGTAATTGCAACTGCAAACATGAAAGGTGGAGTAGGCAAAACTACACTCACCGTTAATTTAGCTACTTGTTTAGCGAAAAATCACGCAAAAAAGGTGCTTGTTCTCGATTTAGATAGTCAAATTAGCGCCACACTTAGCTTAATGTCGCCAGTAGAGTTTGCTAAACGTCGCAAACAAAGAAAGACATTTAGATATTTGATAGATGAAGTTATTAATCCAGAACCTGATGCTAAATTGACGATTCATGATATCATTCAATCTCAAGTCTGCAATCTTCCCGGATTAGATTTGTTGCCAGGTGATATCGATTTATATGATGAATTTGTCGTTTCGGAAATGGTGCATAATCAAGCAGTTGCTTTGGGTGAACAAGATTTTGAAACAATTTGGAATCGTTTTGAAAGAGTTCTAATTAGGGATATTTTAAAACCAGTACGTGATGAATATGATTTTATTCTTTTAGATTGCGCCCCTGGTTATAATCTCATGACTCGTAGTGCTTTGGCAACTAGCGATTTTTATCTGCTTCCTGCTAAACCAGAACCGTTATCTGTGGTGGGAATTCAATTATTAGAAAGACGCATTGCTAAGTTAAAAGATAGTCATGAACATGAAGCAAAAATCAATATCAAAATGTTAGGAATTGTCTTTAGTATGTGCAATACTAATTTGTTGACTGGTAGATATTATAAACAAGTAATGCACCGAGTTGTTGAAGATTTTGGTGTAGAAACTATTTGTCAGTCACAAATTCCCGTTGATGTAAATGTAGCCAAAGCTGTTGATAGTTTTATGCCGGTAACTTTAATGAGTCCAGGTTCTGCTGGTGCTAAGGCATTTATGCAGTTGACTCAGGAATTGTTGCAGAAATTGTAA
- a CDS encoding AAA family ATPase yields MLFNPALCRNESEVESKLIVQYLLPQLGYTADTWHQEVAFGSIRLDFLAFSAQTIPFVLDVNSPLSVVMEAKSPKQNLNYHVLRLRHYLTSLNVRYGLLTNGKEIRIYEKDGVEIKLVFQCDGNNIEENIEEIRGVIGRESLKNRQFKKQLEVQVSQLETKKEHSMKTIAIYHHKGGVGKTTVAVNLAAALSNQGKKVLLIDIDAQANTTFATGLIKFEFEDDDDLKDRNIFHLLIAGEDKSFSIPDIVRKSNGFNLIEIDVIPSHISLIERQSELTVRSAITIPRLAKKLALVNDKYDIVIIDTPPSLDLYALVSLTAADYLIIPSDLKPFSNQGLISVKNFIKTQINEIKENMGKLPIQIMGVLPSKISSNAQYLRHSFPRHRDLIPKRYELPLMDNMITERTALSHCINKNLIVGNLEIPDPKSIFDFAKYESSASASAFEFESLALEVIRKMEI; encoded by the coding sequence TTGCTTTTTAACCCTGCACTGTGCCGTAATGAAAGCGAAGTTGAAAGTAAACTCATAGTTCAATATTTGCTACCGCAATTAGGTTATACAGCTGATACATGGCATCAGGAAGTAGCCTTTGGTAGCATTCGCTTAGATTTTTTAGCATTTTCAGCACAAACTATTCCCTTTGTGTTAGATGTTAATTCACCGCTTAGTGTAGTAATGGAGGCAAAAAGCCCGAAGCAAAATTTAAATTATCATGTTTTACGACTTCGGCATTATTTAACGAGCTTAAATGTGCGCTATGGGTTGTTAACTAATGGTAAAGAAATCAGAATTTATGAAAAAGACGGGGTTGAAATTAAGTTAGTCTTTCAATGTGATGGTAATAATATTGAGGAAAATATCGAGGAAATTAGGGGGGTAATTGGTAGAGAAAGTCTGAAGAATAGGCAGTTTAAGAAACAGTTAGAAGTTCAAGTATCACAGTTAGAAACAAAAAAGGAGCATTCTATGAAGACAATCGCAATTTATCATCATAAAGGTGGAGTTGGTAAGACAACTGTTGCAGTAAATTTAGCAGCAGCATTGAGTAATCAAGGTAAAAAAGTTCTTTTAATTGATATAGATGCTCAAGCCAATACAACTTTTGCAACAGGATTAATAAAGTTTGAGTTTGAAGATGATGATGATTTAAAAGATCGCAATATTTTTCATTTGCTAATTGCAGGTGAAGATAAATCATTTTCTATACCTGATATTGTTCGTAAATCAAATGGTTTTAATTTAATAGAAATAGATGTTATACCTTCACATATTAGCTTAATAGAAAGACAATCCGAGTTAACTGTTAGGTCAGCTATAACTATACCTAGATTGGCAAAAAAATTGGCACTGGTAAATGATAAATATGATATTGTGATCATAGATACTCCACCATCATTAGATTTATATGCTTTAGTTTCCTTGACTGCTGCTGACTACTTAATTATTCCTTCAGATTTGAAACCATTTTCTAATCAAGGTTTGATAAGTGTAAAAAATTTCATCAAAACACAGATTAACGAGATTAAGGAAAATATGGGAAAACTGCCTATTCAAATTATGGGTGTTCTGCCATCAAAAATTTCTAGTAATGCTCAATATCTCAGACATTCATTCCCACGCCATAGAGATTTAATTCCAAAACGCTATGAACTTCCATTGATGGATAACATGATTACAGAAAGAACAGCGTTATCTCATTGTATTAACAAAAATTTAATTGTAGGCAATCTAGAAATACCTGATCCTAAATCAATTTTTGATTTTGCAAAATATGAATCATCAGCTAGTGCATCAGCTTTTGAATTTGAGTCTTTAGCTTTAGAAGTAATTAGAAAAATGGAGATATAG